The genomic DNA CATCAAAAAGCCGTATATCAAACCTGTAGTATCTACCGTGCTGTTAAGGGTTTCGCgaactaaacaaaaataacGCTTTTAGGTGGATACTGTATTAAAAGAAGAAATGCGAAATTTGATTCAACAAAACATAAAGTTGAGCATCGAAAGCAGTTGTTACTATTAGGTAGGAAAGTTCAATTCACCGGGTCGGACCGTTCGGTTGCTGGAAAATTCGCTCCTCCTCGCGTCGATTTCCTCTCTCTAGGTACCAGTTGTTTTCAACTTCCATCTGCTTTCTATGCTCATCCCTAGCCTCCTGTCGACCATGCTTCATACGATCGTGCCAATGTTTCTCTCCATGTTTACCACCATTCTGGCGGTATTCATCTCGACCCTTGTACCTCTTTTCGCTCCAATCTCCACTGGATTGTTCCCGCTGCTGGTCATTGTTGTGGTCATGTTTGTTGTTGCGATGATGCTCATGACTCTGTTTCCATTCCGTTTTTTTATACTCGTCCAAGTAAGATCCTTCGCCAGTACCGTCAACATGCTTAGGCCGCTCGCCACTTCCCCGATTCTGCTCGCCAAGATTGGCATGATGCTGCTGGGGCTTGTAGTCACGCGCTTTGTACTCCTCGCGCTGCTTATACTTTTGGTGGTAATGGTCATCCTCATCACTGTCACGTTTGCGATAATGTTCGTCCGAGTGGCGATCATCTTTTCGTTTCTGATAATGCTTGCTTTtgtcatgatgatgatgctctcCCTTACTTTTAACACTGAATTCATGTTTATAGTTGTCCTCAAACCTTTTCTGTTGGCGATTGTCCTTTTCTTGGTATCCAATATTGCTTTCTTTACTGTCATAGTGACTATTGTCGTCACGACTTCTTTTAGGTTTACCGGCTTTGTGTTTGCTatactctttttcttctcttttctttgGTTTGTCCTCTTTGCGGTGATGCTCATTTTCATTCGGTCGTTGCTTTCTCTGTTTTGGATCATCGTTCATCTTTGTTTTAGCTTCTTGTTTGCAATCACTTTCGTAACATTGTGATTTAATCTCTTCGGTGTCCGTTGAAAGAGGGGCAACTATTGGTGCGGAAATTTTAATGTCTGGGGACACACTTTCGCTATCTTCTGGCTTCGCGTACACTTTCATTGCTTCCTCTGGTTCGGGAGAGAGATCCAGAATGCTACCCAACGCTTCTACGATAACACTGCCCTCCGCTTTAATGGCATCGAACGCTTTCTGGTAGTCAATGTTAAAAGGCGATGCTGGCTTACCAGGATCGATGCGCTTCTCTCGCTCGGCTTGCTCGGACGCTTTCGGATGGATGAATTTGTTATAATTTTCCGGCTTCGCGTGTTTTTTCCGCTGCATAAATTCCgcctttttctgttttgcttcgATCTTTCGCTGCTTGATGTCACAATACTTTGCACTATACTCGGAAAACAGATCATCCTGCACCGCCTGATCTCGGCTGTAGCAGAAAGCAGGCAGTACGTAATCCTTGTCCACGATCAGCATCGGTTCCTCTTCATCCCCCGACCAAACGACCTTTCTTTTCACACCGCCATCTTGGGGTGGCACTATTCTTATCGGTGGTGGAGCGACCGTACTTTCCGTTGCTGCTTCTACTTCTTCCGGAATCTTTTCCGCAGTTCCTTCAAATGCATTTGCCATTGCCTCCTGTCGCAAGATATCCATCCACTCAAATTCAGCCCGCTGAACTTGTTCCTCTAGCTCGGAGCGCGTGTAAAGATGTCGCAGCTTGTTCATTTCGTTCTTCAAAATGTTATTTTCCAACTCCAGCTCTGAGATGCGCTTCTCGTGCTCGAAGTTAATTTCGTCTACCCGATTCTGGAGTCGCATTGAGTTCCCGAATATGACGGCCACCATGCCTACGGCCAGCAGATTAAATATGATCCACTTGGTCCAGATCACAGGTGTAGGATGACTTTGTTCCACCACCGAGCTTATTGTTTCTATCGATTGCTCATCCGTTTGTTTTAGCTGTGGATCTGCTTTGATTTCAATTTGTGCCTGtgcatttgttgttttcacCTCATCTGGAGTGTATGGTGGCGTAATCGGTTCATAAACGGGTAACTTTAGGTTAATATTTCGTGTGAAATAAACCGTGGACTGGTTGTAATTCGATTCATCCTCTACCAGCATTTTGTCGGAGCTAGTCGCGTCACTCTCACTGATAATGCTGATGCCATCGGACGATTCGTCTAGCTGGGAGCtggaaaagaaacgaaacaagGCAGTATAAGACTATGTGAACGTACCAAGTGAGGATCACGATCGTACAAttaaaaacgaacaaaacaaatatatcAAATTGCTTCTGAACCGTTAACATTAAATCGAGCAAATTAGTACAAGTTTAAACTTACTCAGTGCTTCGGTGACTATCATGACGCTGTTTCTCGCTGAACTGGGCGCTGGCTTCTTCCTTCTCCGCTGCAACATCTTCTTTCTCGATCTCCTGCACTCCGCTCGAGACTTTGTGCAGCTGATCGTTGTCTTTTCCAAGCAGAGTCCAGCTGTCTTCCGAGCTGAGAGAGGCAGTCATTGTGTCTGGGCCCCGTGAGGCACCATCGATATTTGCAGGAGCACGATCTGGTTCTTCCATGTTTGCCGTCCTTCACAACACTGTTCGCAAAATGAAAGTATGTTTTTATTAGACCTCCTTGTACGCTCCCTACTATTGATGGGTGTGCGTGCTGCTATGCGCAGGACCCGTCGGCAGCTGAGAGAGATATTTATAACTATGTaccttttttaaataaaacatccaAGCAGAGGGAATCGGCTCAAAGAATTTTGAACCATTATACGTATGGAAATAACGAAAGGCACGTGCCCTAGCTTTTGCTGTCCTGCTACCCGTTAGACGGAAAGAAGCAAAAGCGAAATATGTGGTATCGACAGGAGAAAAATGGAAGGCGTAAAGTTCTAACCAATAGTCATTAAAAACCCGGTCTCTTTTTGGTTTACAATTTCTTGGGGAAAGTTAGTTTAAAACCTACCTGAAAATCGAAGTGTAACaacgttttcttttcgctAGACGCTAGACGAGAGTGCCTCTTCCCGTATGGCTCTGCTgattaaatgcaaatatttaccTACCAATTTTTAAATACCTGCGCCTGATCACCAGGTTGCAAACAACAAGCGCAAATTTTGGGTTAAGAAAAGGTGTAGGCGGTAACAGTTTACACAGAAATACTTGACCGTTTGATTTCACTAGAGCAAAACTGAGAGCCACAACTAGAACTGTGCAG from Anopheles stephensi strain Indian chromosome 2, UCI_ANSTEP_V1.0, whole genome shotgun sequence includes the following:
- the LOC118517580 gene encoding nuclear speckle splicing regulatory protein 1-like, producing MEEPDRAPANIDGASRGPDTMTASLSSEDSWTLLGKDNDQLHKVSSGVQEIEKEDVAAEKEEASAQFSEKQRHDSHRSTDSQLDESSDGISIISESDATSSDKMLVEDESNYNQSTVYFTRNINLKLPVYEPITPPYTPDEVKTTNAQAQIEIKADPQLKQTDEQSIETISSVVEQSHPTPVIWTKWIIFNLLAVGMVAVIFGNSMRLQNRVDEINFEHEKRISELELENNILKNEMNKLRHLYTRSELEEQVQRAEFEWMDILRQEAMANAFEGTAEKIPEEVEAATESTVAPPPIRIVPPQDGGVKRKVVWSGDEEEPMLIVDKDYVLPAFCYSRDQAVQDDLFSEYSAKYCDIKQRKIEAKQKKAEFMQRKKHAKPENYNKFIHPKASEQAEREKRIDPGKPASPFNIDYQKAFDAIKAEGSVIVEALGSILDLSPEPEEAMKVYAKPEDSESVSPDIKISAPIVAPLSTDTEEIKSQCYESDCKQEAKTKMNDDPKQRKQRPNENEHHRKEDKPKKREEKEYSKHKAGKPKRSRDDNSHYDSKESNIGYQEKDNRQQKRFEDNYKHEFSVKSKGEHHHHDKSKHYQKRKDDRHSDEHYRKRDSDEDDHYHQKYKQREEYKARDYKPQQHHANLGEQNRGSGERPKHVDGTGEGSYLDEYKKTEWKQSHEHHRNNKHDHNNDQQREQSSGDWSEKRYKGRDEYRQNGGKHGEKHWHDRMKHGRQEARDEHRKQMEVENNWYLERGNRREEERIFQQPNGPTR